In Gorilla gorilla gorilla isolate KB3781 chromosome 12, NHGRI_mGorGor1-v2.1_pri, whole genome shotgun sequence, the following are encoded in one genomic region:
- the REV1 gene encoding DNA repair protein REV1 isoform X2 produces the protein MRRGGWRKRAENDGWETWGGYMAAKVQKLEEQFRSDAAMQKDGTSSTIFSGVAIYVNGYTDPSAEELRKLMMLHGGQYHVYYSRSKTTHIIATNLPNAKIKELKGEKVIRPEWIVESIKAGRLLSYIPYQLYTKQSSVQKGLSFNPVCRPEDPLPGPSNIAKQLNNRVNHIVKKIETENEVKVNGMNSWNEEDENNDFSFVDLEQTSPGRKQNGIPHPRGSTAIFNGHTPSSNGALKTQDCLVPMVNSVASRLSPASSQEEDKAEKSSTDFRDCTLQQLQQSTRNTDALRNPHRTNSFSLSPLHSNTKINGAHHSTVQGPSSTKSTSSVSTFSKAAPSVPSKPSDCNFISNFYSHSRLHHISMWKCELTEFVNTLQRQSNGIFPGREKLKKMKTGRSALVVTDTGDMSVLNSPRHQSCIMHVDMDCFFVSVGIRNRPDLKGKPVAVTSNRGTGRAPLRPGANPQLEWQYYQNKILKGKADIPDSSLWENPDSAQANGIDSVLSRAEIASCSYEARSLKVLEPWLLPRVMSYHVQCCWHLNHCGATSGAWNWQLGIKNGMFFGHAKQLCPNLQAVPYDFHAYKEVAQTLYETLASYTHNIEAVSCDEALVDITEILAETKLTPDEFANAVRMEIKDQTKCAASVGIGSNILLARMATRKAKPDGQYHLKPEEVDDFIRGQLVTNLPGVGHSMESKLASLGIKTCGDLQYMTMAKLQKEFGPKTGQMLYRFCRGLDDRPVRTEKERKSVSAEINYGIRFTQPKEAEAFLLSLSEEIQRRLEATGMKGKRLTLKIMVRKPGAPVETAKFGGHGICDNITRTVTLDQATDNAKIIGKAMLNMFHTMKLNISDMRGVGIHVNQLVPTNLNPSTCPSRPSVQSSHFPSGSYSVRDVFQVQKAKKSTEEEHKEVFRAAVDLEISSASRTCTFLPPFPAHLPTSPDTNKAESSGKWNGLHSPVSVQSRLNLSIEVPSPSQLDQSVLEALPPDLREQVEQFCAVQQAESHGDKKKEPVNGCNTGILPQPVGTVLLQIPEPQESNSDTGINLIALPAFSQVDPEVFAALPAELQRELKAAYDQRQRQGENSTHQQSASASVPKNPLLHLKAAVKEKKRNKKKKTIGSPKRIQSPLKNKLLNSPAKTLPGACGSPQKLIDGFLKHEGPPAEKPLEELSASTSGVPGLSSLQSDPAGCVRPPAPNLAGAVEFDDVKTLLREWITTISDPMEEDILQVVKYCTDLIEEKDLEKLDLVIKYMKRLMQQSVESVWNMAFDFILDNVQVVLQQTYGSTLKVT, from the exons CATCAAAGCTGGACGACTCCTCTCCTACATTCCATATCAGCTGTACACCAAGCAGTCCAGTGTGCAGAAAGGTCTCAGCTTTAATCCTGTATGCAGACCTGAGGATCCTCTGCCAGGTCCAAGCAATATAGCCAAACAGCTCAACAACAGGGT AAATCACATCGTTAAGAAGATTGAAACGGAAAATGAAGTCAAAGTCAATGGCATGAACAGTTGGAATGAAGAAgatgaaaataatgattttagtTTTGTGGATCTGGAGCAGACCTCTCCGGGaaggaaacagaatggaattccgCATCCCAGAGGCAGCACTGCCATTTTTAATGGACACACTCCTAGCTCTAATGGTGCCTTAAAGACACAGGATTGCTTGGTGCCCATGGTCAACAGTGTTGCCAGCAGGCTTTCTCCAGCCTCTTCCCAGGAGGAGGATAAGGCTGAGAAGAGCAGCACTGATTTCAGAGACTGCACTCTGCAGCAGTTGCAGCAAAGCACCAGAAACACAGATGCTTTGCGGAATCCACACAGAACTAATTCTTTCTCATTATCACCTTTGCACAGTAACACTAAAATCAATGGTGCTCACCACTCCACTGTTCAGGGGCCTTCAAGCACAAAAAGCACTTCTTCAGTATCTACTTTTAGCAAGGCAGCACCTTCAGTGCCATCCAAACCTTCAGACTGCAATTTTATTTCAAACTTCTATTCTCATTCAAGACTGCATCACATATCAATGTGGAAGTGTGAATTGACTGAGTTTGTCAATACCCTACAAAGACAAAGTAATGGTATCTTTCCAGGaagggaaaagttaaaaaaaatgaaaacaggcaGGTCTGCACTTGTTGTAACTGACACAG GAGATATGTCAGTATTGAATTCTCCCAGACATCAGAGCTGTATAATGCATGTTGATATGGATTGCTTCTTTGTATCAGTGGGTATACGAAATAGACCAGATCTCAAAG GAAAACCAGTGGCTGTTACAAGTAACAGAGGCACAGGAAGGGCACCTTTACGTCCTGGCGCTAACCCCCAGCTGGAGTGGCAGTATTACCAGAATAAAATCCTGAAAGGCAAAGCAG ataTACCAGATTCATCATTGTGGGAGAATCCAGATTCTGCACAAGCAAATGGAATTGATTCTGTTTTGTCAAGGGCTGAAATTGCATCTTGTAGTTATGAGGCCAG GTCCCTCAAAGTTCTGGAACCCTGGCTCCTGCCCAGAGTGATGTCCTACCATGTACAATGCTGTTGGCATCTCAACCACTGTGGAGCCACTTCAGGAGCATGGAATTG GCAACTTGGCATTAAGAACGGAATGTTTTTTGGGCATGCTAAACAACTATGTCCTAATCTTCAAGCTGTTCCATACGATTTTCATGCATATAAGGAAGTCGCACAAACATTGTATGAAACATTGGCAAG CTACACTCATAACATTGAAGCTGTCAGTTGTGATGAAGCGCTGGTAGACATTACCGAAATCCTTGCAGAGACCAAACTTACTCCTGATGAATTTGCAAATGCTGTTCGTATGGAAATCAAAGACCAGACGAAATGTGCTGCCTCTGTTGGAATTG gttcTAATATTCTCCTGGCTAGAATggcaactagaaaagcaaaaccaGATGGGCAGTACCACCTAAAACCAGAAGAAGTAGATGATTTTATCAGAGGTCAGCTAGTTACTAATCTACCag GAGTTGGACATTCAATGGAATCTAAGTTGGCATCTTTGGGAATTAAAACTTGTGGAGACTTGCAGTATATGACCATGGCAAAACTCCAAAAAGAATTTGGTCCCAAAACAGGTCAGATGCTTTATAGGTTCTGCCGTGGCTTGGATGATAGACCAGTTCgaactgaaaaggaaagaaaatctgttTCAGCTGAGATCAACTATGGAATAAGGTTTACTCAG CCAAAAGAGGCAGAAGCTTTTCTTCTGAGTCTTTCAGAAGAAATTCAAAGAAGACTAGAAGCCACTGGCATGAAGGGTAAACGTCTAACTCTCAAAATCATGGTACGAAAGCCTGGGGCTCCTGTAGAAACTGCAAAATTTGGAGGCCATGGAATTTGTGATAACATTACCAG GACTGTAACTCTTGACCAGGCAACAGATAATGCAAAAATAATTGGAAAGGCGATGCTAAACATGTTTCATACAATGAAACTAAATATATCAGATATGAGAGGG GTTGGGATTCACGTGAATCAGTTGGTTCCAACTAATCTGAACCCTTCCACATGTCCCAGTCGCCCATCAGTTCAGTCAAGCCACTTTCCTAGTGGGTCATACTCTGTCCGTGATGTCTTCCAAGTTCAGAAAGCTAAGAAATCCACCGAAGAGGAGCACAAAGAAG tatttcggGCTGCTGTGGATCTGGAAATATCATCTGCTTCTAGAACTTGCACTTTCTTGCCACCTTTTCCTGCACATCTGCCGACCAGTCCTGATACTAACAAGGCTGAGTCTTCAGGGAAATGGAATGGTCTACATTCTCCTGTCAGTGTGCAGTCAAGACTTAACCTGAGTATAGAGGTCCCGTCACCTTCCCAG CTGGATCAGTCTGTTTTAGAAGCACTTCCACCTGATCTCCGGGAACAAGTAGAGCAATTCTGTGCTGTCCAGCAAGCAGAGTCACATGGCGACAAAAAGAAAGAACCAGTAAATGGCTGTAATACAGGCATTTTGCCACAACCAGTTGGGACAGTCTTGTTGCAAATACCAGAACCTCAAGAATCGAACAGTGacacaggaataaatttaatagcCCTTCCAGCATTTTCACAG GTGGACCCTGAGGTATTTGCTGCCCTTCCTGCTGAACTTCAAAGGGAGCTGAAAGCAGCGtatgatcaaagacaaaggcaggGCGAGAACAGCACTCACCAGCAGTCAGCCAGCGCATCTG TGCCAAAGAATCCTTTACTTCATCTAAAGGCagcagtgaaagaaaagaaaagaaacaagaagaaaaaaaccatcGGTTCCCCAAAAAGGATTCAGAGTCCTTTGAAAAACAAGCTGCTTAACAGTCCTGCAAAAACTCTGCCAGGGGCCTGTGGCAGTCCCCAGAAGTTAATTGATGGGTTTCTAAAACATGAAGGACCTCCTGCAGAGAAACCCCTG GAAGAACTCTCTGCTTCTACTTCAGGTGTGCCAGGCCTTTCTAGTTTGCAGTCTGACCCAGCTGGCTGTGTGAGACCTCCAGCACCCAATCTAGCTGGAGCTGTTGAATTCGATGATGTGAAGACCTTGCTCAGAGAATGGATAACTACAATTTCAG ATCCAATGGAAGAAGACATTCTCCAAGTTGTGAAATACTGTACTGATCTAATAGAAGAAAAAGATTTGGAAAAACTGGATCTAgttataaaatacatgaaaag GCTGATGCAGCAATCGGTGGAATCGGTTTGGAATATGGCATTTGACTTTATTCTTGACAATGTTCAGGTGGTTTTACAACAAACTTATGGAAGCACATTAAAAGTTACATAA
- the REV1 gene encoding DNA repair protein REV1 isoform X1, protein MRRGGWRKRAENDGWETWGGYMAAKVQKLEEQFRSDAAMQKDGTSSTIFSGVAIYVNGYTDPSAEELRKLMMLHGGQYHVYYSRSKTTHIIATNLPNAKIKELKGEKVIRPEWIVESIKAGRLLSYIPYQLYTKQSSVQKGLSFNPVCRPEDPLPGPSNIAKQLNNRVNHIVKKIETENEVKVNGMNSWNEEDENNDFSFVDLEQTSPGRKQNGIPHPRGSTAIFNGHTPSSNGALKTQDCLVPMVNSVASRLSPASSQEEDKAEKSSTDFRDCTLQQLQQSTRNTDALRNPHRTNSFSLSPLHSNTKINGAHHSTVQGPSSTKSTSSVSTFSKAAPSVPSKPSDCNFISNFYSHSRLHHISMWKCELTEFVNTLQRQSNGIFPGREKLKKMKTGRSALVVTDTGDMSVLNSPRHQSCIMHVDMDCFFVSVGIRNRPDLKGKPVAVTSNRGTGRAPLRPGANPQLEWQYYQNKILKGKAADIPDSSLWENPDSAQANGIDSVLSRAEIASCSYEARSLKVLEPWLLPRVMSYHVQCCWHLNHCGATSGAWNWQLGIKNGMFFGHAKQLCPNLQAVPYDFHAYKEVAQTLYETLASYTHNIEAVSCDEALVDITEILAETKLTPDEFANAVRMEIKDQTKCAASVGIGSNILLARMATRKAKPDGQYHLKPEEVDDFIRGQLVTNLPGVGHSMESKLASLGIKTCGDLQYMTMAKLQKEFGPKTGQMLYRFCRGLDDRPVRTEKERKSVSAEINYGIRFTQPKEAEAFLLSLSEEIQRRLEATGMKGKRLTLKIMVRKPGAPVETAKFGGHGICDNITRTVTLDQATDNAKIIGKAMLNMFHTMKLNISDMRGVGIHVNQLVPTNLNPSTCPSRPSVQSSHFPSGSYSVRDVFQVQKAKKSTEEEHKEVFRAAVDLEISSASRTCTFLPPFPAHLPTSPDTNKAESSGKWNGLHSPVSVQSRLNLSIEVPSPSQLDQSVLEALPPDLREQVEQFCAVQQAESHGDKKKEPVNGCNTGILPQPVGTVLLQIPEPQESNSDTGINLIALPAFSQVDPEVFAALPAELQRELKAAYDQRQRQGENSTHQQSASASVPKNPLLHLKAAVKEKKRNKKKKTIGSPKRIQSPLKNKLLNSPAKTLPGACGSPQKLIDGFLKHEGPPAEKPLEELSASTSGVPGLSSLQSDPAGCVRPPAPNLAGAVEFDDVKTLLREWITTISDPMEEDILQVVKYCTDLIEEKDLEKLDLVIKYMKRLMQQSVESVWNMAFDFILDNVQVVLQQTYGSTLKVT, encoded by the exons CATCAAAGCTGGACGACTCCTCTCCTACATTCCATATCAGCTGTACACCAAGCAGTCCAGTGTGCAGAAAGGTCTCAGCTTTAATCCTGTATGCAGACCTGAGGATCCTCTGCCAGGTCCAAGCAATATAGCCAAACAGCTCAACAACAGGGT AAATCACATCGTTAAGAAGATTGAAACGGAAAATGAAGTCAAAGTCAATGGCATGAACAGTTGGAATGAAGAAgatgaaaataatgattttagtTTTGTGGATCTGGAGCAGACCTCTCCGGGaaggaaacagaatggaattccgCATCCCAGAGGCAGCACTGCCATTTTTAATGGACACACTCCTAGCTCTAATGGTGCCTTAAAGACACAGGATTGCTTGGTGCCCATGGTCAACAGTGTTGCCAGCAGGCTTTCTCCAGCCTCTTCCCAGGAGGAGGATAAGGCTGAGAAGAGCAGCACTGATTTCAGAGACTGCACTCTGCAGCAGTTGCAGCAAAGCACCAGAAACACAGATGCTTTGCGGAATCCACACAGAACTAATTCTTTCTCATTATCACCTTTGCACAGTAACACTAAAATCAATGGTGCTCACCACTCCACTGTTCAGGGGCCTTCAAGCACAAAAAGCACTTCTTCAGTATCTACTTTTAGCAAGGCAGCACCTTCAGTGCCATCCAAACCTTCAGACTGCAATTTTATTTCAAACTTCTATTCTCATTCAAGACTGCATCACATATCAATGTGGAAGTGTGAATTGACTGAGTTTGTCAATACCCTACAAAGACAAAGTAATGGTATCTTTCCAGGaagggaaaagttaaaaaaaatgaaaacaggcaGGTCTGCACTTGTTGTAACTGACACAG GAGATATGTCAGTATTGAATTCTCCCAGACATCAGAGCTGTATAATGCATGTTGATATGGATTGCTTCTTTGTATCAGTGGGTATACGAAATAGACCAGATCTCAAAG GAAAACCAGTGGCTGTTACAAGTAACAGAGGCACAGGAAGGGCACCTTTACGTCCTGGCGCTAACCCCCAGCTGGAGTGGCAGTATTACCAGAATAAAATCCTGAAAGGCAAAGCAG cagataTACCAGATTCATCATTGTGGGAGAATCCAGATTCTGCACAAGCAAATGGAATTGATTCTGTTTTGTCAAGGGCTGAAATTGCATCTTGTAGTTATGAGGCCAG GTCCCTCAAAGTTCTGGAACCCTGGCTCCTGCCCAGAGTGATGTCCTACCATGTACAATGCTGTTGGCATCTCAACCACTGTGGAGCCACTTCAGGAGCATGGAATTG GCAACTTGGCATTAAGAACGGAATGTTTTTTGGGCATGCTAAACAACTATGTCCTAATCTTCAAGCTGTTCCATACGATTTTCATGCATATAAGGAAGTCGCACAAACATTGTATGAAACATTGGCAAG CTACACTCATAACATTGAAGCTGTCAGTTGTGATGAAGCGCTGGTAGACATTACCGAAATCCTTGCAGAGACCAAACTTACTCCTGATGAATTTGCAAATGCTGTTCGTATGGAAATCAAAGACCAGACGAAATGTGCTGCCTCTGTTGGAATTG gttcTAATATTCTCCTGGCTAGAATggcaactagaaaagcaaaaccaGATGGGCAGTACCACCTAAAACCAGAAGAAGTAGATGATTTTATCAGAGGTCAGCTAGTTACTAATCTACCag GAGTTGGACATTCAATGGAATCTAAGTTGGCATCTTTGGGAATTAAAACTTGTGGAGACTTGCAGTATATGACCATGGCAAAACTCCAAAAAGAATTTGGTCCCAAAACAGGTCAGATGCTTTATAGGTTCTGCCGTGGCTTGGATGATAGACCAGTTCgaactgaaaaggaaagaaaatctgttTCAGCTGAGATCAACTATGGAATAAGGTTTACTCAG CCAAAAGAGGCAGAAGCTTTTCTTCTGAGTCTTTCAGAAGAAATTCAAAGAAGACTAGAAGCCACTGGCATGAAGGGTAAACGTCTAACTCTCAAAATCATGGTACGAAAGCCTGGGGCTCCTGTAGAAACTGCAAAATTTGGAGGCCATGGAATTTGTGATAACATTACCAG GACTGTAACTCTTGACCAGGCAACAGATAATGCAAAAATAATTGGAAAGGCGATGCTAAACATGTTTCATACAATGAAACTAAATATATCAGATATGAGAGGG GTTGGGATTCACGTGAATCAGTTGGTTCCAACTAATCTGAACCCTTCCACATGTCCCAGTCGCCCATCAGTTCAGTCAAGCCACTTTCCTAGTGGGTCATACTCTGTCCGTGATGTCTTCCAAGTTCAGAAAGCTAAGAAATCCACCGAAGAGGAGCACAAAGAAG tatttcggGCTGCTGTGGATCTGGAAATATCATCTGCTTCTAGAACTTGCACTTTCTTGCCACCTTTTCCTGCACATCTGCCGACCAGTCCTGATACTAACAAGGCTGAGTCTTCAGGGAAATGGAATGGTCTACATTCTCCTGTCAGTGTGCAGTCAAGACTTAACCTGAGTATAGAGGTCCCGTCACCTTCCCAG CTGGATCAGTCTGTTTTAGAAGCACTTCCACCTGATCTCCGGGAACAAGTAGAGCAATTCTGTGCTGTCCAGCAAGCAGAGTCACATGGCGACAAAAAGAAAGAACCAGTAAATGGCTGTAATACAGGCATTTTGCCACAACCAGTTGGGACAGTCTTGTTGCAAATACCAGAACCTCAAGAATCGAACAGTGacacaggaataaatttaatagcCCTTCCAGCATTTTCACAG GTGGACCCTGAGGTATTTGCTGCCCTTCCTGCTGAACTTCAAAGGGAGCTGAAAGCAGCGtatgatcaaagacaaaggcaggGCGAGAACAGCACTCACCAGCAGTCAGCCAGCGCATCTG TGCCAAAGAATCCTTTACTTCATCTAAAGGCagcagtgaaagaaaagaaaagaaacaagaagaaaaaaaccatcGGTTCCCCAAAAAGGATTCAGAGTCCTTTGAAAAACAAGCTGCTTAACAGTCCTGCAAAAACTCTGCCAGGGGCCTGTGGCAGTCCCCAGAAGTTAATTGATGGGTTTCTAAAACATGAAGGACCTCCTGCAGAGAAACCCCTG GAAGAACTCTCTGCTTCTACTTCAGGTGTGCCAGGCCTTTCTAGTTTGCAGTCTGACCCAGCTGGCTGTGTGAGACCTCCAGCACCCAATCTAGCTGGAGCTGTTGAATTCGATGATGTGAAGACCTTGCTCAGAGAATGGATAACTACAATTTCAG ATCCAATGGAAGAAGACATTCTCCAAGTTGTGAAATACTGTACTGATCTAATAGAAGAAAAAGATTTGGAAAAACTGGATCTAgttataaaatacatgaaaag GCTGATGCAGCAATCGGTGGAATCGGTTTGGAATATGGCATTTGACTTTATTCTTGACAATGTTCAGGTGGTTTTACAACAAACTTATGGAAGCACATTAAAAGTTACATAA
- the REV1 gene encoding DNA repair protein REV1 isoform X8, with protein sequence MVVWGNAEDPSAEELRKLMMLHGGQYHVYYSRSKTTHIIATNLPNAKIKELKGEKVIRPEWIVESIKAGRLLSYIPYQLYTKQSSVQKGLSFNPVCRPEDPLPGPSNIAKQLNNRVNHIVKKIETENEVKVNGMNSWNEEDENNDFSFVDLEQTSPGRKQNGIPHPRGSTAIFNGHTPSSNGALKTQDCLVPMVNSVASRLSPASSQEEDKAEKSSTDFRDCTLQQLQQSTRNTDALRNPHRTNSFSLSPLHSNTKINGAHHSTVQGPSSTKSTSSVSTFSKAAPSVPSKPSDCNFISNFYSHSRLHHISMWKCELTEFVNTLQRQSNGIFPGREKLKKMKTGRSALVVTDTGDMSVLNSPRHQSCIMHVDMDCFFVSVGIRNRPDLKGKPVAVTSNRGTGRAPLRPGANPQLEWQYYQNKILKGKADIPDSSLWENPDSAQANGIDSVLSRAEIASCSYEARQLGIKNGMFFGHAKQLCPNLQAVPYDFHAYKEVAQTLYETLASYTHNIEAVSCDEALVDITEILAETKLTPDEFANAVRMEIKDQTKCAASVGIGSNILLARMATRKAKPDGQYHLKPEEVDDFIRGQLVTNLPGVGHSMESKLASLGIKTCGDLQYMTMAKLQKEFGPKTGQMLYRFCRGLDDRPVRTEKERKSVSAEINYGIRFTQPKEAEAFLLSLSEEIQRRLEATGMKGKRLTLKIMVRKPGAPVETAKFGGHGICDNITRTVTLDQATDNAKIIGKAMLNMFHTMKLNISDMRGVGIHVNQLVPTNLNPSTCPSRPSVQSSHFPSGSYSVRDVFQVQKAKKSTEEEHKEVFRAAVDLEISSASRTCTFLPPFPAHLPTSPDTNKAESSGKWNGLHSPVSVQSRLNLSIEVPSPSQLDQSVLEALPPDLREQVEQFCAVQQAESHGDKKKEPVNGCNTGILPQPVGTVLLQIPEPQESNSDTGINLIALPAFSQVDPEVFAALPAELQRELKAAYDQRQRQGENSTHQQSASASVPKNPLLHLKAAVKEKKRNKKKKTIGSPKRIQSPLKNKLLNSPAKTLPGACGSPQKLIDGFLKHEGPPAEKPLEELSASTSGVPGLSSLQSDPAGCVRPPAPNLAGAVEFDDVKTLLREWITTISDPMEEDILQVVKYCTDLIEEKDLEKLDLVIKYMKRLMQQSVESVWNMAFDFILDNVQVVLQQTYGSTLKVT encoded by the exons CATCAAAGCTGGACGACTCCTCTCCTACATTCCATATCAGCTGTACACCAAGCAGTCCAGTGTGCAGAAAGGTCTCAGCTTTAATCCTGTATGCAGACCTGAGGATCCTCTGCCAGGTCCAAGCAATATAGCCAAACAGCTCAACAACAGGGT AAATCACATCGTTAAGAAGATTGAAACGGAAAATGAAGTCAAAGTCAATGGCATGAACAGTTGGAATGAAGAAgatgaaaataatgattttagtTTTGTGGATCTGGAGCAGACCTCTCCGGGaaggaaacagaatggaattccgCATCCCAGAGGCAGCACTGCCATTTTTAATGGACACACTCCTAGCTCTAATGGTGCCTTAAAGACACAGGATTGCTTGGTGCCCATGGTCAACAGTGTTGCCAGCAGGCTTTCTCCAGCCTCTTCCCAGGAGGAGGATAAGGCTGAGAAGAGCAGCACTGATTTCAGAGACTGCACTCTGCAGCAGTTGCAGCAAAGCACCAGAAACACAGATGCTTTGCGGAATCCACACAGAACTAATTCTTTCTCATTATCACCTTTGCACAGTAACACTAAAATCAATGGTGCTCACCACTCCACTGTTCAGGGGCCTTCAAGCACAAAAAGCACTTCTTCAGTATCTACTTTTAGCAAGGCAGCACCTTCAGTGCCATCCAAACCTTCAGACTGCAATTTTATTTCAAACTTCTATTCTCATTCAAGACTGCATCACATATCAATGTGGAAGTGTGAATTGACTGAGTTTGTCAATACCCTACAAAGACAAAGTAATGGTATCTTTCCAGGaagggaaaagttaaaaaaaatgaaaacaggcaGGTCTGCACTTGTTGTAACTGACACAG GAGATATGTCAGTATTGAATTCTCCCAGACATCAGAGCTGTATAATGCATGTTGATATGGATTGCTTCTTTGTATCAGTGGGTATACGAAATAGACCAGATCTCAAAG GAAAACCAGTGGCTGTTACAAGTAACAGAGGCACAGGAAGGGCACCTTTACGTCCTGGCGCTAACCCCCAGCTGGAGTGGCAGTATTACCAGAATAAAATCCTGAAAGGCAAAGCAG ataTACCAGATTCATCATTGTGGGAGAATCCAGATTCTGCACAAGCAAATGGAATTGATTCTGTTTTGTCAAGGGCTGAAATTGCATCTTGTAGTTATGAGGCCAG GCAACTTGGCATTAAGAACGGAATGTTTTTTGGGCATGCTAAACAACTATGTCCTAATCTTCAAGCTGTTCCATACGATTTTCATGCATATAAGGAAGTCGCACAAACATTGTATGAAACATTGGCAAG CTACACTCATAACATTGAAGCTGTCAGTTGTGATGAAGCGCTGGTAGACATTACCGAAATCCTTGCAGAGACCAAACTTACTCCTGATGAATTTGCAAATGCTGTTCGTATGGAAATCAAAGACCAGACGAAATGTGCTGCCTCTGTTGGAATTG gttcTAATATTCTCCTGGCTAGAATggcaactagaaaagcaaaaccaGATGGGCAGTACCACCTAAAACCAGAAGAAGTAGATGATTTTATCAGAGGTCAGCTAGTTACTAATCTACCag GAGTTGGACATTCAATGGAATCTAAGTTGGCATCTTTGGGAATTAAAACTTGTGGAGACTTGCAGTATATGACCATGGCAAAACTCCAAAAAGAATTTGGTCCCAAAACAGGTCAGATGCTTTATAGGTTCTGCCGTGGCTTGGATGATAGACCAGTTCgaactgaaaaggaaagaaaatctgttTCAGCTGAGATCAACTATGGAATAAGGTTTACTCAG CCAAAAGAGGCAGAAGCTTTTCTTCTGAGTCTTTCAGAAGAAATTCAAAGAAGACTAGAAGCCACTGGCATGAAGGGTAAACGTCTAACTCTCAAAATCATGGTACGAAAGCCTGGGGCTCCTGTAGAAACTGCAAAATTTGGAGGCCATGGAATTTGTGATAACATTACCAG GACTGTAACTCTTGACCAGGCAACAGATAATGCAAAAATAATTGGAAAGGCGATGCTAAACATGTTTCATACAATGAAACTAAATATATCAGATATGAGAGGG GTTGGGATTCACGTGAATCAGTTGGTTCCAACTAATCTGAACCCTTCCACATGTCCCAGTCGCCCATCAGTTCAGTCAAGCCACTTTCCTAGTGGGTCATACTCTGTCCGTGATGTCTTCCAAGTTCAGAAAGCTAAGAAATCCACCGAAGAGGAGCACAAAGAAG tatttcggGCTGCTGTGGATCTGGAAATATCATCTGCTTCTAGAACTTGCACTTTCTTGCCACCTTTTCCTGCACATCTGCCGACCAGTCCTGATACTAACAAGGCTGAGTCTTCAGGGAAATGGAATGGTCTACATTCTCCTGTCAGTGTGCAGTCAAGACTTAACCTGAGTATAGAGGTCCCGTCACCTTCCCAG CTGGATCAGTCTGTTTTAGAAGCACTTCCACCTGATCTCCGGGAACAAGTAGAGCAATTCTGTGCTGTCCAGCAAGCAGAGTCACATGGCGACAAAAAGAAAGAACCAGTAAATGGCTGTAATACAGGCATTTTGCCACAACCAGTTGGGACAGTCTTGTTGCAAATACCAGAACCTCAAGAATCGAACAGTGacacaggaataaatttaatagcCCTTCCAGCATTTTCACAG GTGGACCCTGAGGTATTTGCTGCCCTTCCTGCTGAACTTCAAAGGGAGCTGAAAGCAGCGtatgatcaaagacaaaggcaggGCGAGAACAGCACTCACCAGCAGTCAGCCAGCGCATCTG TGCCAAAGAATCCTTTACTTCATCTAAAGGCagcagtgaaagaaaagaaaagaaacaagaagaaaaaaaccatcGGTTCCCCAAAAAGGATTCAGAGTCCTTTGAAAAACAAGCTGCTTAACAGTCCTGCAAAAACTCTGCCAGGGGCCTGTGGCAGTCCCCAGAAGTTAATTGATGGGTTTCTAAAACATGAAGGACCTCCTGCAGAGAAACCCCTG GAAGAACTCTCTGCTTCTACTTCAGGTGTGCCAGGCCTTTCTAGTTTGCAGTCTGACCCAGCTGGCTGTGTGAGACCTCCAGCACCCAATCTAGCTGGAGCTGTTGAATTCGATGATGTGAAGACCTTGCTCAGAGAATGGATAACTACAATTTCAG ATCCAATGGAAGAAGACATTCTCCAAGTTGTGAAATACTGTACTGATCTAATAGAAGAAAAAGATTTGGAAAAACTGGATCTAgttataaaatacatgaaaag GCTGATGCAGCAATCGGTGGAATCGGTTTGGAATATGGCATTTGACTTTATTCTTGACAATGTTCAGGTGGTTTTACAACAAACTTATGGAAGCACATTAAAAGTTACATAA